Within the Megalopta genalis isolate 19385.01 chromosome 11, iyMegGena1_principal, whole genome shotgun sequence genome, the region ACAGTCTGCTGCCCTACTGGGGGTTGATAAACACCTGGGTTGTACGATTCTGAGGTAGGTATGTATGTGGTGTACGGTTGAGCCGTTTGGTTGTGGTTACAAGATTGCACCGTCGACGACGACTTGACTAGAGTTTGTTGTTGTGGCTGGTGGTGCTGCGGCTGCTGATGGTGCTGCGGCTGTTGATGCTGTGGCTGCGGCTGCGGTTGATGCTGAAGCGGTGGATTCAGCTGCGGAGGCGGCGTGAAGGGTAAACTAGGCGAAGTCGCAGTATTCGTCACATGGGTAATCGTCGTTGCATTACCaccattgttattatttttgttcATCTGCGACCTCTTTCTACCCTCGCTCCTACCGTTATTGATCATCTTGGATGGCTCGGACGGCTCCGTATTCTTCGGGGACACGGCGTTCCTGTCATTCTCGTGCGGCGACACAGCAGAGGTATAAAACTTTGGCGGGTTCTCCGGATCGAAACGGTATATCGAACCGTCCGGGTTCGTGTACGGCTGGTTCGTCTGCGGGTTGATGATTATGCTACCGGGCGGCACGCTGGATATACTGGTAACCGCCCACATCACCGTCTGATTGCTCGTTTCCGGCGAGGCAAGATCCTGACTAGATACTTGGGTGTGGCTGCACGTCATGTTTGCAACCGGTGATGGCGACGGTGATGGGGATATCGTTGCATCGCTGCGCTGACTCTGAGACTTGTAGCCGCTGCTCGAGGGACTTAGTCGTGAACACATGCTAGCACCTGAATCTGCAACCAAGTGTCTATCCTGTAGACAAGATACTCATACGCTGTTTGCAGCAATCTATGGTAAAGAGGAAGCAGCAAACCTTGCTTCATAAGACGAGCGCCAGCGCTATGAGTAGATGTGACACTGTCCCCTCTGGACAGCATGCCCCTGGACAGCATGCCTCTGGTATAACCACCGAAACTGAAGGATTTGGAGACGGACGGCCTCAGGACACCGCTTCGACAAGACTCTCTTCCGTCGAAGGATTCCCCTTTCATCAACTTTGTTTGCCTAGTAAATcaacaaatatttattaactggAACCAACAAGCTATCTTACTAGATTTACATGTTTAATTTACTTGCTCACCTCATCATGTGATCCGAAGGATGCAGCAGACGATATCTGGCAGAGTCAGAGCTCTCCGAAGAGGACCAATAAGGCCAGGAATGAACCTCGCCACTATCTCCGCTGTTGTCCTTGAATATCCTTCGCCTGGCGCGCTCATACTCCTCTTCCCGTTCCTCGAAGCTCTTACTTTGCCGACAATAATCTCCGGACAACCTATCAGgcgatttgaaattgaaactgtCCTCGAAAGAACTCGAGTCTCTCTTCAGAATACTTCTACGCGGTTCCTCTGACAGGATCAGGTCGTCCCTGATGTGCTCCTTAAAACGGGTGTTGGGAATCCGCATGTTCTTCGTCCTGGTCACCACCACACTCGAACCGGACTGATCCACGTTGTGCTCCATACCAAAATAAGCAGCCACACGGTGCACCAGCATCCTGTTGTACGAGGACATGTTCGGGAACTTGTGGCAGACTTTCTGTGTATCCTTTGCGAACTCTATCAGATCCTTCTCGATTTTTAACAGTACGGTGCGGTCCTTTTGGTTACGATTTATGGTTTCCGCGATGAAGTGTTCCAAATCTATACCGGTGCTGTCTGTGTACAGCTCTGTGCTGCTGTCTGTGAATAGAGAAGGCGAAAGAATTGATCAGAACCACGCTGAATTTCGGAGAGAGGATAGTTAGCGAACTTTTTTAGTTCTCACACCTCTGGACAGACATGGCGAAGCACTGTCAAAGCTACCCTGGGACGAGTTCTGGTGCCTGAGCTTGTGCCTGGAACCTGGTCTGCTCACGGAGAGAGTGTTCCCGCATTGCGTGCCGCACTGATTGTTGCATATGTTCAGAGTGTTCGATCTACGTAGCTCCGACTTCTGATTGTTCTGAGCGTTCTGGGCCAGGTTGATGCTCTTCGGCGAGTGCTGCAACGCCTGGCCCGATTTCGTAGGCGACACGGGTGTCTGCAGCAAGCCGGGCCGGTCATTTTGATTGTTCTTCACGCAGTTATTGCATTTCTGAATCACGTTCGAACCGGTCATCTTGGAACGCTGGAACTCCGACTTATTGCCGTTCGTTGGAGATGTGTTATTCTTTGGTGAATGAACTTGGGAAGGACTAGATTGTCCTGAAATTGTGAAATCGGCTCATAATTCTCTACAGTGGCTGAAGATGTCGAGAGAATCAGGGGAACCAGGATTAAGTTTTGGTGAACTAGAGAAGGACTGGATCGACTTTGTAATTGTGAATCACGTGTTACTTGAGCCTCACGATTTTCTGGGACGACCGGAGATGCTGGGGGGAGGCAACGTTTGGTGGCGAGTTAGTTACCATTTCGCGACGGAGCTCGACAGGTAGGTGAAGTAGCCGTGTTGCGCATCTGCTTCGGGGACTGGTTCGGACAGAGATTGCTGTTGAACATTGACTCGTTGTTGTTGAGCTTGGTGTTGGTAGAGTTAGGAGACAGGTTGCCCGTGTACTTTCTCTCCCCGTCTACCGACTGAGGACTGTGCGGAGAAGACGAACCGTTGTATGGCTCCCTCGGGGGAGACGTCGACTCTCTCATGGCATGACTCCTGACCAACAACTTTACCTTAACAATCCACCAAAAACAGATCATCCGATTAGTCTATCCGCAATGCTCAACACAAAACATTTAGAATAACGCTTAAAGTAACAACTAAAATGATAATCCTAGCGTGAGGATGCCCTTCAGGATTCATCAGCGCTTCAACAATGTTAACACTACAAGAAAGAGGGATCTAGCACTCGTACATGGAAAGTGGTTTAGGCTTGCACAGCTACATTAGCGACTGCTGGTTTATCTAAAC harbors:
- the LOC117226146 gene encoding uncharacterized protein LOC117226146 isoform X2: MARLEIPSIVVHKGSRSHSRPESPTVVVGGGMPSLPSSRQGFVIGGPNVSYQNNSESDMIDGNANPNVGSSPTLHRTAPSCPPDKADTENKNFRNRVKLLVRSHAMRESTSPPREPYNGSSSPHSPQSVDGERKYTGNLSPNSTNTKLNNNESMFNSNLCPNQSPKQMRNTATSPTCRAPSRNGQSSPSQVHSPKNNTSPTNGNKSEFQRSKMTGSNVIQKCNNCVKNNQNDRPGLLQTPVSPTKSGQALQHSPKSINLAQNAQNNQKSELRRSNTLNICNNQCGTQCGNTLSVSRPGSRHKLRHQNSSQGSFDSASPCLSRDSSTELYTDSTGIDLEHFIAETINRNQKDRTVLLKIEKDLIEFAKDTQKVCHKFPNMSSYNRMLVHRVAAYFGMEHNVDQSGSSVVVTRTKNMRIPNTRFKEHIRDDLILSEEPRRSILKRDSSSFEDSFNFKSPDRLSGDYCRQSKSFEEREEEYERARRRIFKDNSGDSGEVHSWPYWSSSESSDSARYRLLHPSDHMMRQTKLMKGESFDGRESCRSGVLRPSVSKSFSFGGYTRGMLSRGMLSRGDSVTSTHSAGARLMKQDSGASMCSRLSPSSSGYKSQSQRSDATISPSPSPSPVANMTCSHTQVSSQDLASPETSNQTVMWAVTSISSVPPGSIIINPQTNQPYTNPDGSIYRFDPENPPKFYTSAVSPHENDRNAVSPKNTEPSEPSKMINNGRSEGRKRSQMNKNNNNGGNATTITHVTNTATSPSLPFTPPPQLNPPLQHQPQPQPQHQQPQHHQQPQHHQPQQQTLVKSSSTVQSCNHNQTAQPYTTYIPTSESYNPGVYQPPVGQQTVMMAPHPNQGQPNVQNNGQGDVFNQNSVYANYAVPVQQGPVSQTTEITELSGYFMGMSIYDQRVSGDNHSTPPHSYPQPQPSTHQAVQSVQSMPQNYWQPPPNSVPAQQTMYFVPPPGTALSVSQGPGDRQQLHQQQRYTTNYSFNAQTMTPPSQSNSNYVGSYPVPYNSVPAVTPTPGEYSYQPPVHMVPTYYPSGQAAIQPQPVMYRVPTPPNTPTSNQMPGMPLMYVNSGNYPPPTMVSNGTFGHQVGHSGASPAPPGTYMTPALVPNLVIRQNGPVVAGVRASTPGNSQRTSRSPTPAHELFGSGSGDRSAQPQPRYPLPMYQGVHLVQGDMRLMHPGVPANPRLQYAPVPSPPVVQGCPRPYRPPSYSSNTSGAGTPTSFDGRNPKIRKQRSKVTPLPPTGPRPNLYQTPSMPSLSPNVPKDLREAKPVEDNMI
- the LOC117226146 gene encoding uncharacterized protein LOC117226146 isoform X1 encodes the protein MARLEIPSIVVHKGSRSHSRPESPTVVVGGGMPSLPSSRQGFVIGGPNVSYQNNSESDMIDGNANPNVGSSPTLHRTAPSCPPDKADTENKNFRNRVKLLVRSHAMRESTSPPREPYNGSSSPHSPQSVDGERKYTGNLSPNSTNTKLNNNESMFNSNLCPNQSPKQMRNTATSPTCRAPSRNGQSSPSQVHSPKNNTSPTNGNKSEFQRSKMTGSNVIQKCNNCVKNNQNDRPGLLQTPVSPTKSGQALQHSPKSINLAQNAQNNQKSELRRSNTLNICNNQCGTQCGNTLSVSRPGSRHKLRHQNSSQGSFDSASPCLSRDSSTELYTDSTGIDLEHFIAETINRNQKDRTVLLKIEKDLIEFAKDTQKVCHKFPNMSSYNRMLVHRVAAYFGMEHNVDQSGSSVVVTRTKNMRIPNTRFKEHIRDDLILSEEPRRSILKRDSSSFEDSFNFKSPDRLSGDYCRQSKSFEEREEEYERARRRIFKDNSGDSGEVHSWPYWSSSESSDSARYRLLHPSDHMMRQTKLMKGESFDGRESCRSGVLRPSVSKSFSFGGYTRGMLSRGMLSRGDSVTSTHSAGARLMKQDSGASMCSRLSPSSSGYKSQSQRSDATISPSPSPSPVANMTCSHTQVSSQDLASPETSNQTVMWAVTSISSVPPGSIIINPQTNQPYTNPDGSIYRFDPENPPKFYTSAVSPHENDRNAVSPKNTEPSEPSKMINNGRSEGRKRSQMNKNNNNGGNATTITHVTNTATSPSLPFTPPPQLNPPLQHQPQPQPQHQQPQHHQQPQHHQPQQQTLVKSSSTVQSCNHNQTAQPYTTYIPTSESYNPGVYQPPVGQQTVMMAPHPNQGQPNVQNNGQGDVFNQNSVYANYAVPVQQGPVSQTTEITELSGYFMGMSIYDQRVSGDNHSTPPHSYPQPQPSTHQAVQSVQSMPQNYWQPPPNSVPAQQTMYFVPPPGTALSVSQGPGDRQQLHQQQRYTTNYSFNAQTMTPPSQSNSNYVGSYPVPYNSVPAVTPTPGEYSYQPPVHMVPTYYPSGQAAIQPQPVMYRVPTPPNTPTSNQMPGMPLMYVNSGNYPPPTMVSNGTFGHQVGHSGASPAPPGTYMTPALVPNLVIRQNGPVVAGVRASTPGNSQRTSRSPTPAHELFGSGSGDRSAQPQPRYPLPMYQGVHLVQGDMRLMHPGVPANPRLQYAPVPSPPVVQGCPRPYRPPSYSSNTSGAGTPTSFDGRNPKIRKQRSKVTPLPPTGPRPNLYQTPSMPSLSPNVPKDLREGTVKVTITRRNQLVQY
- the LOC117226146 gene encoding uncharacterized protein LOC117226146 isoform X3, which produces MPSLPSSRQGFVIGGPNVSYQNNSESDMIDGNANPNVGSSPTLHRTAPSCPPDKADTENKNFRNRVKLLVRSHAMRESTSPPREPYNGSSSPHSPQSVDGERKYTGNLSPNSTNTKLNNNESMFNSNLCPNQSPKQMRNTATSPTCRAPSRNGQSSPSQVHSPKNNTSPTNGNKSEFQRSKMTGSNVIQKCNNCVKNNQNDRPGLLQTPVSPTKSGQALQHSPKSINLAQNAQNNQKSELRRSNTLNICNNQCGTQCGNTLSVSRPGSRHKLRHQNSSQGSFDSASPCLSRDSSTELYTDSTGIDLEHFIAETINRNQKDRTVLLKIEKDLIEFAKDTQKVCHKFPNMSSYNRMLVHRVAAYFGMEHNVDQSGSSVVVTRTKNMRIPNTRFKEHIRDDLILSEEPRRSILKRDSSSFEDSFNFKSPDRLSGDYCRQSKSFEEREEEYERARRRIFKDNSGDSGEVHSWPYWSSSESSDSARYRLLHPSDHMMRQTKLMKGESFDGRESCRSGVLRPSVSKSFSFGGYTRGMLSRGMLSRGDSVTSTHSAGARLMKQDSGASMCSRLSPSSSGYKSQSQRSDATISPSPSPSPVANMTCSHTQVSSQDLASPETSNQTVMWAVTSISSVPPGSIIINPQTNQPYTNPDGSIYRFDPENPPKFYTSAVSPHENDRNAVSPKNTEPSEPSKMINNGRSEGRKRSQMNKNNNNGGNATTITHVTNTATSPSLPFTPPPQLNPPLQHQPQPQPQHQQPQHHQQPQHHQPQQQTLVKSSSTVQSCNHNQTAQPYTTYIPTSESYNPGVYQPPVGQQTVMMAPHPNQGQPNVQNNGQGDVFNQNSVYANYAVPVQQGPVSQTTEITELSGYFMGMSIYDQRVSGDNHSTPPHSYPQPQPSTHQAVQSVQSMPQNYWQPPPNSVPAQQTMYFVPPPGTALSVSQGPGDRQQLHQQQRYTTNYSFNAQTMTPPSQSNSNYVGSYPVPYNSVPAVTPTPGEYSYQPPVHMVPTYYPSGQAAIQPQPVMYRVPTPPNTPTSNQMPGMPLMYVNSGNYPPPTMVSNGTFGHQVGHSGASPAPPGTYMTPALVPNLVIRQNGPVVAGVRASTPGNSQRTSRSPTPAHELFGSGSGDRSAQPQPRYPLPMYQGVHLVQGDMRLMHPGVPANPRLQYAPVPSPPVVQGCPRPYRPPSYSSNTSGAGTPTSFDGRNPKIRKQRSKVTPLPPTGPRPNLYQTPSMPSLSPNVPKDLREGTVKVTITRRNQLVQY
- the LOC117226146 gene encoding uncharacterized protein LOC117226146 isoform X4 — encoded protein: MRESTSPPREPYNGSSSPHSPQSVDGERKYTGNLSPNSTNTKLNNNESMFNSNLCPNQSPKQMRNTATSPTCRAPSRNGQSSPSQVHSPKNNTSPTNGNKSEFQRSKMTGSNVIQKCNNCVKNNQNDRPGLLQTPVSPTKSGQALQHSPKSINLAQNAQNNQKSELRRSNTLNICNNQCGTQCGNTLSVSRPGSRHKLRHQNSSQGSFDSASPCLSRDSSTELYTDSTGIDLEHFIAETINRNQKDRTVLLKIEKDLIEFAKDTQKVCHKFPNMSSYNRMLVHRVAAYFGMEHNVDQSGSSVVVTRTKNMRIPNTRFKEHIRDDLILSEEPRRSILKRDSSSFEDSFNFKSPDRLSGDYCRQSKSFEEREEEYERARRRIFKDNSGDSGEVHSWPYWSSSESSDSARYRLLHPSDHMMRQTKLMKGESFDGRESCRSGVLRPSVSKSFSFGGYTRGMLSRGMLSRGDSVTSTHSAGARLMKQDSGASMCSRLSPSSSGYKSQSQRSDATISPSPSPSPVANMTCSHTQVSSQDLASPETSNQTVMWAVTSISSVPPGSIIINPQTNQPYTNPDGSIYRFDPENPPKFYTSAVSPHENDRNAVSPKNTEPSEPSKMINNGRSEGRKRSQMNKNNNNGGNATTITHVTNTATSPSLPFTPPPQLNPPLQHQPQPQPQHQQPQHHQQPQHHQPQQQTLVKSSSTVQSCNHNQTAQPYTTYIPTSESYNPGVYQPPVGQQTVMMAPHPNQGQPNVQNNGQGDVFNQNSVYANYAVPVQQGPVSQTTEITELSGYFMGMSIYDQRVSGDNHSTPPHSYPQPQPSTHQAVQSVQSMPQNYWQPPPNSVPAQQTMYFVPPPGTALSVSQGPGDRQQLHQQQRYTTNYSFNAQTMTPPSQSNSNYVGSYPVPYNSVPAVTPTPGEYSYQPPVHMVPTYYPSGQAAIQPQPVMYRVPTPPNTPTSNQMPGMPLMYVNSGNYPPPTMVSNGTFGHQVGHSGASPAPPGTYMTPALVPNLVIRQNGPVVAGVRASTPGNSQRTSRSPTPAHELFGSGSGDRSAQPQPRYPLPMYQGVHLVQGDMRLMHPGVPANPRLQYAPVPSPPVVQGCPRPYRPPSYSSNTSGAGTPTSFDGRNPKIRKQRSKVTPLPPTGPRPNLYQTPSMPSLSPNVPKDLREGTVKVTITRRNQLVQY